In a single window of the Rhineura floridana isolate rRhiFlo1 chromosome 3, rRhiFlo1.hap2, whole genome shotgun sequence genome:
- the GNPDA1 gene encoding glucosamine-6-phosphate isomerase 1: MKLIILENYAQASEWAAKYIRNRIIQFNPGPSKYFTLGLPTGSTPLGCYKKLIEYYKNGDLSFKYVKTFNMDEYVGLPRDHPESYHSFMWNNFFKHIDISSENTHILDGNAVDLEAECQAFEEKIKAAGGIELFVGGIGPDGHIAFNEPGSSLVSRTRVKTLAMDTILANARFFDGDLSKVPTMALTVGVGTVMDAREVMILITGAHKAFALYKAIEEGVNHMWTVSAFQQHPRTVFVCDEDATLELKVKTVKYFQGLMLVHNKLVDPLYSIKEMGAEKSQSKKPYSD, encoded by the exons ATGAAACTCATCATTCTAGAGAACTATGCTCAGGCCAGTGAATGGGCTGCAAAGTACATTAGGAATCGAATAATCCAGTTTAATCCTGGTCCAAGCAAATATTTCACCCTTGGGCTTCCCACTG GAAGTACTCCATTAGGATGCTACAAAAAACTAATAGAATATTACAAGAATGGAGATCtttctttcaaatatgtgaaaacTTTCAATATGGATGAGTATGTGG GTCTTCCAAGGGATCACCCGGAAAGCTACCATTCCTTCATGTGGAACAACTTCTTCAAGCACATTGACATCTCCTCTGAAAATACTCACATTCTGGATGGAAATGCAGTTGACCTAGAAGCAGAGTGTCAGGCTTTTGAagaaaaaatcaaagcagctggAGGAATTGAACTCTTCGTTGGAG GTATTGGCCCAGATGGTCACATTGCCTTCAATGAACCAGGCTCAAGCCTGGTGTCCAGAACCAGAGTGAAGACCTTAGCTATGGACACAATATTGGCTAATGCCAGATTCTTTGATGGAGACCTCTCCAAAGTGCCCACAATGGCTCTCACAGTTGGAGTGGGTACAGTCATGGATGCCAGAGAG GTTATGATTTTAATCACAGGAGCCCATAAGGCATTTGCTTTGTACAAGGCTATTGAGGAAGGAGTAAATCACATGTGGACAGTTTCTGCCTTTCAGCAACATCCCCGCACTGTCTTTGTATGTGATGAAGATGCCACGCTGGAACTCAAAGTAAAAACAGTGAAGTACTTTCAAG GTTTGATGCTTGTTCACAACAAACTTGTGGATCCACTCTACAGTAtaaaagaaatgggagcagaaaaaaGCCAGTCCAAGAAGCCGTATAGTGACTAG
- the RNF14 gene encoding E3 ubiquitin-protein ligase RNF14, with the protein MSSEDKEAQEDELLALASIYDEDGFKRAQSVQGGETRIFVDLPQNFTIFVSGNLTANHQNGKFECTVCFLPPIVLNFEFPADYPSTSPPVFTLSSKWLSQAQLSALCKHLDNLWEETRGCVVLFAWMQFLKEETLAYLNITSPYEPKICEQGKEQNRKSKEDVFYSMGGAAAAQEEALDARAVQDVESLSSLIKEILDFDQAERQKCFNSKMFMCNICFSEKLGSECMYFMSCRHVYCKACLKDYFEIQIKDGQVHSLNCPEPKCPSVATPGQVKELVEEQLFARYDRLLLQSSLDLMADVVYCPRPCCQTPVMQEPCCTMGICSRCRYAFCTLCKMTYHGVSPCKVTAEKLTDLRNEYLEADEATKKFLEQRYGKRVIQKALEEMESKEWLEKNSKPCPYCATLIEKLDGCNKMTCTACKQYFCWLCMGSLSRANPYGHFHDPASPCFNQLFLGMENDDLGAAVFWD; encoded by the exons ATGTCTTCAGAAGACAAAGAAGCTCAGGAAGATGAGCTACTTGCTTTGGCAAGTATTTATGATGAAGATGGATTCAAGAGAGCACAGTCTGTACAGGGAGGAGAAACTAGAATTTTTGTGGACCTGCCACAAAACTTCACCATATTTGTGAGTG gCAACCTGACAGCGAATCACCAGAACGGCAAGTTTGAATGCACAGTTTGTTTTTTACCTCCGATTGTGCTGAATTTTGAATTCCCAGCAGACTACCCATCAACCTCCCCACCTGTGTTCACTCTCAGTAGCAAGTGGCTTTCCCAGGCACAG CTCTCTGCACTTTGTAAACACTTAGACAACTTATGGGAAGAAACCAGAGGCTGTGTggtcttgtttgcctggatgcagTTTCTCAAGGAAGAAACACTTGCATATTTGAACATCACTTCCCCATATGAGCCAAAGATATGTGAACAAGGAAAAGAGCAAAATAGGAAAAGCAAAGAGGATGTTTTCTACAGTATGGGAGGTGCAGCAGCAGCGCAGGAAGAAGCCCTTGATGCAAGAGCTGTGCAGGATGTTGAGTCTCTGTCTAGCCTGATTAAGGAAATTCTGGACTTTGATCAGGCTGAAAGACAAAAGTGCTTCAACAGTAAAATGTTCATGTGTAACATCTGCTTTTCTGAAAAGCTGGGAAGTGAATGCATGTACTTTATGAGCTGCAGGCATGTATACTGCAAGGCTTGCTTAAAGGACTATTTTGAAATTCAAATCAAAGATGGTCAGGTCCACTCCCTGAATTGTCCAGAACCAAAGTGTCCTTCTGTTGCTACTCCTGGGCAG GTAAAAGAGCTGGTGGAAGAGCAACTCTTTGCACGTTATGACCGCCTGCTGCTTCAGTCAAGCTTGGATTTGATGGCAGATGTGGTATATTGCCCACGCCCATGTTGCCAAACACCTGTAATGCAGGAACCATGTTGCACTATGGGCATCTGTTCCAGGTGCAGATATGCTTTCTGTACACTGTGTAAGATGACTTACCATGGTGTCTCCCCATGTAAAGTCACTGCAG AGAAGTTAACAGATTTGCGCAATGAGTACCTTGAAGCAGATGAAGCCACAAAAAAGTTTTTAGAGCAACGCTATGGGAAAAGGGTGATTCAAAAGGCGCTGGAGGAGATGGAGAGTAAAGAATGGCTGGAAAAGAATTCCAAACCATGTCCGTACTGTGCAACTCTTATAGAG AAGTTAGATGGCTGTAACAAGATGACATGCACTGCTTGCAAGCAGTACTTCTGTTGGCTTTGTATGGGTTCTCTGTCAAGGGCAAATCCATATGGACACTTCCATGATCCAGCCTCTCCTTGTTTTAACCA GCTGTTTCTAGGTATGGAAAATGATGACTTAGGGGCTGCGGTCTTCTGGGACTAG